Below is a genomic region from Trichoderma asperellum chromosome 2, complete sequence.
GATACATGTTGAGTAAGTGGATGTGGTTAGACCCCTTTAGTGGAACAAGGCAGCTCTGCAACTCGACATGTTCTGACAATGTTGTTTAGCAGTAGCACAAGTATCAAAGAGACTGGAAGCTGCGCCAGCAAAGCAGCAACTCAAAGCGGCATCAACTTTCAACCCATCTCCAGGCAAAGCCCTTGTCAACGATCGATCAGCCAGCATCTGAGGGACCCCTCTTTCCTATTTCCGCTGTAAGATGTCGTCAGTGTCAGGCTGCTCCACCTCAAAACGGATCCAGCTTCCCAGCGGTTCTTGGTCGAGGTGGCGCGGTTGGTTTGTCGCAGCCAGACGCCATGTTTCACCAATCAACTGCGCCAATCCACTGGCGGGTCAGGAATATGGCAGCCAATGGCTAGTGTCCGAAGCTGCCATGCATAGTTGGATGATGCTTAAAGAACTAAACAACAAGCATAGGGCATAAGTGTAAAAGAAGGCATGTCCGGCGAATAGGAAGAGTTCCAGCATATAAGTGTcgatggggaaaaaaagatcgATATGAGCTAGTATCGCTTGCAGCCCGCAAGAACACAATCCCAGCGACTCTACGGAGTAGTGACTTCTTATGTGTGGAGTATTTTCGCCGTGTCGATTTCAGAGCAATGTGTTGGAGAACCAACAGTACTGGCttagacacacacacacatacatcTTGAGGTGGTTAAGCCCCGGGGAGTGAgtttttcttcctctattTTGCGTTTGATGCTTAATTGATAGTGTTTCTCTGCTGCTCGCTTAAAGTGTTGTCCAAAGTGCTGTTCAACGTATTCCCGCTCATAgttctcttcatcatcttgttTGGCACAGCGCCGAGTATCCggttctccatcttctctggTTCCTCGATCGGCCGTGTCTTCGGCTTCATTTTCGACATCGTTTTCAGTGCCATCTACTGTGACGTCGGCAAGGTCACATAGCGTGTCGTCATCTGAACTGCTTTGGTTGCTGACTTCAGTATATATACTCTGGCCACTACATTAGAAACAAAGCTATGTTTTTTTTCACGTGAGGAGATGCTCAAAATAACATGAAACGAGGCTGTATATGACGTAGCCGCTCCATGATAAATCATCCCGCTTCCAATCGTTGTATGGGCTCCCATGGAATCACCCAAGCGTCAAGGATAAAACGGTCAAGTAAACCACCCAGCACGGAATAAATATAGAAGCCCGTCGAGCCAGTATATTAGGTTTCATATATAATAGAATAAGTTTAGACAAGATGGCTAGAAGACCACTATATGAGGGTGTTGTGGCGAGAAAAGGGACTGCAGAGTTGGAAGCAGCGCTACCTCGCTTAGCGGTGCAATAACAACTTTAATCTCCGCGACCAGAGACTGTACTCGAGGGGCAGAGTTTGAACGTGatagtatgtatgtacatgcatatatgtatattgcGATAGTCGAACTATTGCGTATATTTAGACCTCATTGTGCATCTGAAAAGGGCCTTTTTAGCCATATCGGATCCAGCCATGCCACTTATCAAACATAATCGTACAGCTCCAAGCAGAGCGCCCATCCATCATCCACTCCCGTCGGTTTTACCgttaaaaaattataccTAAAAACGCCTTTCCCATGTAATATTACACTTTTATACATCTGAACCCAACTAGTATATGCCTGGCCCAAATAAACATGAGACTCCCTATCATCATAGAACAGCCACAAAACAGCTGCAAGCCCAGGTAATCACCATGGTGGGCTGACACAATTGCACCGCCAATGGGGCTTCCTATCAGCGCTCCAATGGACTCAATTGCAAAGAGTGTGCCGACTCGAGTGCCTATTTGGCTGATGTCGGAGATTTGCGAGACAAGCGTTGTGCAAACACCGATGAAGCCTCCAGAAGCGAACCCAAAGATGGAGACAAAAACAAGCACACCGGCGATGCTCTTGATGGGTATCCAGATCACAAGGCAAACAAGGGCAGAGAAAAAGGTGATTGATACCATCATGTTGAATCTACCAACCTTGTCGGCAGTAACACCCGAAAGAACTCGCCCCAGGATACTCACGGCGTTGAGTATGGGCAGCAGATACGGGATCAAGGCCGGAGAGAAGCCGGCCTTTTCAGCCTGGAGGAGGACGTAGTTGAACGGCAGAAACATGCCCagcatgaagaagaatgcaGCCACGGAAGTGATGGCCAGACGAATATCCTTGAGGTTGTCTAGGTACTCCTTTAGGACGAATCGGCGCAGCTTAGGGGGCAATCTCGTCTTGACGGTTAAGCACGCAAAGGCAAGCAAGAACATGAATATGAGCGACATGACTCGCATCATCCACGGGAATCCGATTTTGACAATCAGTTTGTTCATCATGATGGGCCAGAAGAGCCCGCCGAAAGACGAGCCCGTGACCATGACGCCGTAGGCGGCGGCGCGGTTCTTCTGGAACCAGCTGGCGATGGAAGACATGGCTGCGTGGAACACGGCACTGGATCCGATTGCGGAAACAATGCCCTGGGAAAGAAATATCTGGTAGTACTcggtggagaaggagagcatCACGAGGCCGAAGATGAAGGTGACTGAGCCTCCCCGCAGGAGCCATCGTGGCCCGTAGTTGTCGAACACGAGACCAAACTATCACGACTCGAATTAGCATTTAtcgtatgtatatatatatatatatatacctagtatatatatatatattgctttccATCTACtcgtctccttctctttcaacGACTTCCAGATGATGGAGTTTCACTTACTATTGATCCGCAAAAGATTTGCAAAAAGACCAGCGCCGATAGAATCCAACTCACAGTCGACTGGCCATATGCCTTCAGAGGACCAGATACATAATACTGCTCAAACACCCCAACCGAGTTGATCAGTCCAAAAGTGCATACCAGGGCACACCATCCGCCAAGGACAACCAGCCAAGCCTCCAGCCCGCCATCAGGAAAGGAGTCCGAGGAATCCTCAGGAGGTTTGTCATTAGCCTCAAGGTCAGATCCGTGTTGTGAAAGTGCGTCTATGCCAATCAAGTCTTCGATTTTGAAATGTAGTTTAAAGTCAATTTCTTCACTCGCTCGCCAATCGTCGGCCACGGCCGTGACAGCAGAAGATATTGAAGCAGGCATCGCGTGAAttctaataataacaatactTGTTGATcaagttgaaaaaaaaaaaaaagaaaagaaaaaaaaagagaagaaaaagagagaaatcaAAAATAGAATGTCAACCTCCCTTGGGGGAAAACAACATGAGATGGGAATTGGCCCATCCCTTATGGAACAGTTAAGGAACATGCGGAATTGAGCTGAGCACG
It encodes:
- a CDS encoding uncharacterized protein (EggNog:ENOG41~TransMembrane:12 (i79-100o120-142i149-168o174-194i206-226o238-262i283-305o317-336i348-367o373-396i408-432o438-458i)) encodes the protein MAHRPAYHRIHAMPASISSAVTAVADDWRASEEIDFKLHFKIEDLIGIDALSQHGSDLEANDKPPEDSSDSFPDGGLEAWLVVLGGWCALVCTFGLINSVGVFEQYYVSGPLKAYGQSTVSWILSALVFLQIFCGSIFGLVFDNYGPRWLLRGGSVTFIFGLVMLSFSTEYYQIFLSQGIVSAIGSSAVFHAAMSSIASWFQKNRAAAYGVMVTGSSFGGLFWPIMMNKLIVKIGFPWMMRVMSLIFMFLLAFACLTVKTRLPPKLRRFVLKEYLDNLKDIRLAITSVAAFFFMLGMFLPFNYVLLQAEKAGFSPALIPYLLPILNAVSILGRVLSGVTADKVGRFNMMVSITFFSALVCLVIWIPIKSIAGVLVFVSIFGFASGGFIGVCTTLVSQISDISQIGTRVGTLFAIESIGALIGSPIGGAIVSAHHGDYLGLQLFCGCSMMIGSLMFIWARHILVGFRCIKV